The Cyclobacteriaceae bacterium genome includes a region encoding these proteins:
- a CDS encoding GHKL domain-containing protein produces the protein MTRLIIFTVTLFFFGWLVAKGSSFILILCVGAGVAFQLMRFGHVTQEHETTTPNSNAPLPDLSSISFDEPTQSFKSASEDVNVKHHCSRMNEAYSSAKMARRERDSDYQFFRNIVQHVGIGLLTFKKDGAVQIINSAARRLLRVNQIQNITELNYASPTLVESFQKLKTGGRELIRLKIGDDTVQLSVFAIELTLRGEEIKLISMSNIQSELEEKEMEAWQNLVRVLTHEIMNSVTPISSLAGTVEEELQQQLQKDSFEIKRDELEDMHLSLQTISRRSAGLIKFVKEFRNLTQVPQPRLSEIAINPLLEEMAMLHKKELSDRGITITVKTDPPQLTALADKYMIEQVLINLIKNAIQAFEEQTDKKIELSAYTSDKGRPIISITDNGPGIDPEALEKIFIPFFSTKKTGSGIGLSLSRQIMRVHEGRITAKSTVGEGTEFLLRF, from the coding sequence ATGACACGGCTGATCATTTTTACAGTGACGCTGTTCTTCTTTGGCTGGCTTGTTGCGAAAGGATCGTCATTCATACTAATATTATGTGTGGGTGCCGGCGTTGCCTTCCAGCTGATGCGCTTCGGTCATGTCACCCAGGAGCATGAGACTACTACACCGAATTCAAACGCTCCCCTGCCGGATCTGTCATCGATCTCATTCGACGAACCAACACAATCTTTCAAGTCGGCATCGGAAGATGTGAATGTGAAGCATCATTGCTCACGCATGAATGAAGCGTATAGTTCGGCGAAGATGGCGCGCCGTGAACGGGATTCCGATTACCAGTTCTTCCGCAACATCGTTCAGCATGTGGGTATCGGCTTGCTGACATTCAAGAAAGACGGTGCGGTACAGATCATCAACAGTGCGGCGAGAAGATTGCTGCGTGTGAATCAGATACAGAATATCACAGAGCTCAACTATGCCAGTCCGACACTGGTAGAGTCATTCCAGAAACTTAAGACGGGTGGTCGTGAGCTGATCCGTCTGAAGATCGGTGATGATACGGTACAGCTTTCGGTGTTCGCGATTGAGCTGACGCTGCGTGGTGAAGAGATCAAGCTGATCTCCATGAGCAATATCCAGAGTGAGCTGGAAGAAAAGGAAATGGAAGCATGGCAGAATCTCGTGCGCGTATTGACGCATGAGATCATGAATTCGGTAACGCCGATTTCTTCTTTGGCAGGAACAGTGGAAGAAGAATTACAGCAGCAACTACAGAAAGACAGTTTCGAAATAAAGAGAGACGAGCTGGAAGACATGCATCTTTCTCTGCAGACGATCAGCAGACGCAGTGCGGGGTTGATCAAGTTTGTAAAAGAGTTCCGCAACCTGACGCAGGTGCCGCAGCCACGACTTTCAGAAATTGCCATTAATCCATTGCTGGAAGAGATGGCGATGCTTCACAAGAAAGAGCTGAGCGACCGAGGCATTACGATCACGGTGAAGACTGATCCACCGCAGCTTACGGCGCTGGCGGATAAATACATGATCGAGCAAGTGCTGATCAATCTTATCAAGAATGCCATCCAGGCATTTGAAGAACAGACTGACAAGAAGATCGAGTTGTCGGCCTACACGAGCGACAAGGGAAGACCGATCATCAGCATTACGGATAATGGTCCGGGCATTGATCCGGAAGCACTGGAGAAGATCTTCATACCATTCTTCTCGACGAAGAAGACGGGCTCAGGCATTGGACTGAGTTTGTCACGACAGATCATGAGAGTGCATGAAGGAAGGATCACGGCGAAGAGCACGGTTGGGGAAGGGACGGAGTTTTTGCTGCGATTCTAA
- a CDS encoding acyl carrier protein, with the protein MQDIQKKVTSILTDKLGIPESEITPDASFVKDLGIDSLDYAELVMEFEQTFDIKIPDDDAEKMQTIGQAVSYISSKLKA; encoded by the coding sequence ATGCAAGACATCCAGAAGAAAGTTACCTCGATCCTCACCGACAAGCTCGGAATTCCTGAATCTGAAATCACTCCTGATGCAAGCTTTGTAAAAGACCTTGGCATTGACTCTTTGGATTACGCAGAGCTGGTAATGGAGTTTGAGCAGACCTTCGATATCAAGATCCCTGACGACGATGCAGAGAAAATGCAGACGATCGGTCAGGCAGTGAGCTACATCAGCAGCAAGCTGAAAGCATAG
- a CDS encoding diacylglycerol kinase family lipid kinase, producing MTENKVLFIINKYSGTGFQDSLEGKIIDMCSLLNLEVTIEYTQHKGHATELAKWAVSEGIPRVFAMGGDGTVNEVAQGLVHTSTAMGILPKGSGNGLARHLHIPLKTSGALELLEKYSIINMDTLLVNDRLSVNVSGIGFDGHVAGKFGKNGKRGLIGYGKLVVKEFLRFKEFPIQLSLDGKLLKRRSFILALANSSQFGNNAKVSPFASVCDELIDVCFIKKVPITQALGFAQKMFMGKINRSAFVERLQGKNLTIEFDEPMPYHIDGEAMEPVENFNISISPGSLKMIVPDKPGLKP from the coding sequence ATGACAGAAAACAAGGTTCTCTTCATCATCAACAAGTACTCGGGCACGGGCTTTCAGGATTCTCTTGAAGGTAAGATCATTGACATGTGCTCACTCCTCAACCTGGAGGTGACGATCGAATACACACAACATAAGGGTCATGCAACCGAGCTCGCGAAGTGGGCAGTGTCAGAAGGAATACCACGGGTGTTTGCAATGGGCGGCGACGGAACGGTCAACGAAGTGGCGCAGGGTCTTGTTCATACCTCCACTGCTATGGGCATTCTTCCAAAAGGTTCCGGCAACGGACTCGCCCGTCATCTTCACATACCTCTCAAGACCAGCGGTGCACTGGAGCTGCTTGAAAAATATTCCATCATCAACATGGACACACTATTGGTGAATGATCGCCTGTCGGTGAATGTTTCTGGCATTGGATTCGACGGACATGTTGCAGGGAAGTTCGGAAAGAACGGTAAGCGCGGCCTCATCGGTTATGGTAAACTGGTGGTAAAAGAATTTCTGCGATTCAAAGAGTTTCCGATACAACTCTCACTGGATGGTAAACTATTAAAAAGAAGATCATTCATCCTTGCACTGGCCAACTCATCGCAGTTCGGCAACAATGCAAAGGTATCTCCCTTCGCTTCGGTATGTGATGAACTGATCGACGTATGCTTCATTAAGAAAGTTCCCATCACACAAGCCCTTGGCTTTGCACAAAAGATGTTCATGGGAAAGATCAACCGTTCTGCTTTTGTGGAGCGATTGCAAGGGAAGAATCTTACAATAGAGTTTGATGAACCGATGCCGTATCATATTGATGGAGAGGCGATGGAGCCGGTAGAGAATTTTAACATCTCCATATCGCCAGGGTCGCTGAAGATGATCGTTCCCGACAAGCCCGGGCTGAAGCCTTAG
- a CDS encoding DUF2911 domain-containing protein — translation MKKISALFTMMLVTAYAMAQLVSPPNGDNQKAKVIQWIGPVEVSIVYSSPDVHAPNGDDRKGHIWGELIHVGYIDQGFGTAKEAPWRAGANENTVITFSHDVKIEGKDLKAGSYGLFLGYAKEGQSTWIFSNNTSSWGSYFYNKSEDALRVNVTPVDGAYTEYLTYGFEDRKSNGATAFLQWENKKVPFKIGVANVNEIYVSQMRNQLRSNLGFDSRNYTAAAQFAAQNKINLEEALKWADSGMDPNLGGQEDFNGLNAKSTVLRAMGKNAEADAAMDKAIKIPGTPVQAIHQYGRGLLNAGQKEKAMEVFQYNAKVHPEEKFTPNVGLARGYTALGDKKNAIKYWEIAIKNLPANQAANLPMYQAEIQKLKG, via the coding sequence ATGAAGAAAATCTCCGCACTCTTTACAATGATGCTTGTCACGGCGTATGCCATGGCTCAATTAGTGTCTCCCCCAAATGGCGACAATCAGAAAGCAAAAGTTATCCAGTGGATTGGACCTGTTGAAGTCAGTATTGTTTACAGCAGTCCTGATGTACACGCGCCGAATGGTGATGATCGCAAAGGTCACATCTGGGGTGAGCTTATTCACGTAGGCTATATTGATCAGGGTTTTGGCACTGCGAAAGAAGCACCGTGGAGAGCGGGGGCCAATGAGAACACTGTCATCACATTCTCTCATGATGTAAAGATCGAAGGCAAAGACCTGAAAGCCGGCAGCTACGGTTTATTTCTTGGCTACGCTAAAGAAGGACAGTCAACCTGGATCTTCTCCAATAATACTTCCAGCTGGGGAAGCTACTTCTACAATAAGAGTGAAGATGCATTGCGTGTGAATGTTACACCGGTAGATGGTGCTTACACTGAATACCTTACTTATGGATTTGAGGATCGCAAGTCAAACGGCGCGACTGCATTTTTACAATGGGAGAACAAGAAGGTTCCGTTCAAGATTGGAGTTGCCAACGTAAATGAAATCTATGTATCGCAGATGAGAAACCAGCTTCGTTCGAATTTAGGTTTTGACTCCCGCAACTACACCGCTGCAGCACAGTTTGCCGCACAGAACAAGATCAATCTTGAAGAGGCATTGAAGTGGGCTGATAGCGGAATGGATCCTAACCTCGGAGGTCAGGAAGATTTTAACGGATTGAACGCTAAGTCAACTGTGTTGCGTGCGATGGGCAAGAATGCTGAAGCTGATGCTGCGATGGACAAGGCGATCAAGATACCAGGCACTCCGGTTCAGGCGATCCATCAGTATGGCCGCGGATTGTTGAATGCAGGGCAGAAGGAAAAGGCAATGGAAGTATTCCAGTATAATGCGAAGGTGCATCCTGAAGAGAAGTTCACACCTAACGTAGGACTTGCAAGAGGCTATACGGCTTTGGGCGACAAGAAGAATGCCATCAAGTATTGGGAGATTGCTATAAAGAATCTACCGGCAAATCAGGCTGCGAATCTGCCAATGTACCAGGCTGAGATTCAAAAGTTGAAAGGATAA
- a CDS encoding translation initiation factor, whose translation MSKNDWKKREGVVFSTDSNFAFQNASKEEAETLPPQQQNLKLFLDKNGRAGKQVTVVSGFIGTAADLETLAKLLKTKCGVGGSSKDGEILIQGDVRDKLLTILTQEKYRAKKAGG comes from the coding sequence ATGAGCAAGAACGATTGGAAGAAGAGGGAAGGAGTGGTGTTTTCAACCGACTCAAACTTCGCATTTCAGAATGCATCCAAAGAAGAAGCGGAGACATTGCCGCCACAGCAGCAGAATCTGAAATTGTTCCTTGATAAGAACGGAAGGGCAGGCAAACAGGTGACGGTTGTTTCCGGTTTCATTGGCACCGCTGCCGATCTCGAAACCCTTGCGAAACTGTTAAAGACAAAATGCGGTGTGGGTGGATCTTCCAAAGATGGAGAGATACTCATTCAGGGTGACGTGCGTGATAAATTATTGACGATCCTCACGCAGGAAAAATACCGTGCTAAGAAAGCAGGAGGGTAG
- a CDS encoding J domain-containing protein, whose amino-acid sequence MKNYYQILRISRTANDAEIKRAFRRLAIVFHPDKNPSPQSSSLFQEINEAHEVLSDPEKRFRYDQLLNSAHIISTPPPPQRYHRDPAYRKKQQAGYRPKPYQPSERLLMMAHLLRYLRLISLIGIGWCGALVIDYMLPFRISEEKVLSEAEAIGLRESHHTPYVVVTNKNHQFPVSAEGSKHFDAGSTATVISSRILNLMVKVESQDKLFTITSLGSVYQNFMFMPVILLALSIAGLKLKTGLEFRFSVQVAICTLMFFNLIFLIVSIL is encoded by the coding sequence TTGAAGAACTATTATCAAATACTTCGAATCAGTCGCACTGCCAATGATGCGGAGATCAAGCGTGCGTTCAGGAGACTGGCCATTGTTTTCCACCCGGATAAAAACCCATCTCCTCAATCATCTTCACTCTTCCAGGAGATCAATGAAGCCCATGAAGTATTGTCGGATCCCGAAAAACGTTTCCGCTATGATCAACTGCTGAACTCAGCACATATCATATCCACACCACCGCCGCCTCAAAGATATCATCGTGATCCGGCGTATCGCAAGAAACAACAGGCAGGGTATCGCCCGAAACCCTATCAGCCTTCAGAACGATTGCTGATGATGGCACATCTGCTTCGCTATCTCCGCCTGATATCATTGATTGGTATTGGATGGTGTGGTGCACTGGTCATCGACTATATGCTTCCGTTCCGCATCAGCGAAGAGAAAGTTCTCTCAGAAGCGGAGGCAATCGGTCTACGTGAAAGTCATCACACACCGTATGTGGTGGTCACCAACAAGAATCATCAGTTTCCTGTTTCTGCGGAAGGATCGAAACACTTTGATGCAGGTTCAACAGCCACCGTGATCAGCTCCCGCATTCTCAACCTGATGGTAAAGGTCGAATCGCAAGACAAGCTCTTTACCATCACAAGTCTGGGATCTGTATATCAGAATTTCATGTTCATGCCTGTCATCCTGCTGGCGCTTTCCATTGCAGGGTTAAAACTGAAGACCGGACTGGAATTCCGGTTCAGTGTTCAGGTGGCAATTTGTACCTTGATGTTTTTTAATCTTATCTTTTTAATTGTCTCCATATTATGA
- a CDS encoding universal stress protein, which translates to MKKILVPTDFSKTAAMATDVAFDIAKKSGAKIVLLHVIEEATGGSFNVEGQVSTKDMNFNDKLFNFKLIQKAKAQLEKVVKDPKYSAVEVEGELRVGNPYHGMRTIISEHKVDLIVMGTAGRSGASEMLIGSNTEKVIRNSKSPVLTVQKKPSSNDYKNIVYATAMSKDEEVFSRMVKRTQAIYNSTVHLVRINTPGDFQRDHIVKAYMDKFAKKLGLKNYTLNIYNDLTAEEGIIRFADQIDADLIAMATHGRSGFAHVIAGSVAEDVASHSTRPVLTFVVKH; encoded by the coding sequence ATGAAAAAGATTCTTGTTCCTACAGACTTTTCCAAAACAGCAGCGATGGCAACCGACGTCGCATTTGATATTGCAAAAAAATCCGGCGCCAAGATCGTTTTACTTCACGTGATCGAAGAGGCAACCGGCGGGTCTTTTAATGTTGAAGGCCAGGTTTCCACCAAAGACATGAACTTCAACGATAAGCTGTTCAACTTTAAACTGATTCAAAAAGCAAAAGCCCAGCTTGAAAAAGTTGTAAAGGATCCTAAATACTCTGCCGTAGAAGTAGAAGGTGAACTTCGCGTTGGTAATCCTTATCATGGAATGAGGACCATTATCAGTGAGCATAAAGTCGACCTGATTGTGATGGGAACTGCAGGCCGTTCCGGTGCATCGGAAATGCTGATCGGATCAAATACCGAAAAAGTGATCCGCAATTCAAAAAGCCCTGTGCTGACAGTGCAAAAGAAACCGTCCAGCAATGATTACAAGAACATCGTCTACGCAACCGCCATGTCCAAGGATGAAGAAGTATTCTCACGCATGGTAAAAAGGACACAGGCAATTTATAATTCAACCGTTCACCTTGTGAGGATCAATACACCCGGAGATTTTCAGCGCGACCATATTGTGAAAGCATACATGGACAAGTTCGCCAAGAAGCTTGGCCTGAAAAACTATACCTTGAATATCTACAATGATCTGACTGCTGAAGAAGGCATCATTCGCTTTGCCGATCAGATCGATGCAGACCTGATAGCGATGGCTACCCATGGCCGTTCAGGATTTGCTCACGTGATCGCCGGCAGCGTTGCCGAAGATGTTGCAAGTCATTCAACTCGTCCGGTGCTGACGTTTGTCGTAAAACACTAA
- a CDS encoding sigma-70 family RNA polymerase sigma factor, with protein MSEPKILLDHLFRHESGKLVSILTKIFGPHNLELAEDVVQDTLLKALEHWKFHGTPDNPSAWLFTAARNKAMDVIRRERHHKEFAAEVSPLLKSEYSAGATLTQLVHENEIEDEQLRMMFVCCHPMVAEEGQVALILKTLGGFSVAEIAKAFLTSEETITKRLYRARQQFRTEKVAFALPKPSELKERLNNVLTAIYLIFNEGYNSSYHDSLIREDLVEESLRLGKMLVDHPLTRQPESLAMLALFCFQSSRLYGRVDETGQLVQLKDQDRKKWDQEMIRQGIFYLQNASSGDQVSAYHFEAAIAHEHCIAPSYQETAWDKILTQYNWLFEMRPDPLIALNRLVIYAEVHGPGKALKELQKLPDKDLLKNYYLYPAVMGEWNAQLGNHAEAKSYLEQAIKLTHSPSEKQLLQSKINKLF; from the coding sequence GTGAGCGAACCTAAAATACTTCTCGATCATCTTTTCCGACATGAATCAGGAAAGCTCGTTTCCATCCTCACGAAGATCTTCGGTCCTCACAATCTTGAACTTGCAGAAGATGTAGTTCAGGATACTCTTCTCAAGGCGCTTGAACACTGGAAGTTTCACGGAACTCCTGATAATCCTTCTGCATGGCTTTTCACGGCAGCGAGGAACAAAGCGATGGATGTCATTCGTCGCGAGCGACATCACAAAGAATTTGCGGCAGAAGTCTCTCCCCTTCTCAAATCAGAATACTCTGCCGGCGCAACGCTGACACAACTTGTTCATGAAAATGAAATTGAAGATGAGCAGCTTCGTATGATGTTTGTGTGCTGCCATCCAATGGTGGCAGAAGAAGGTCAGGTGGCATTGATCCTGAAAACACTTGGCGGGTTCAGTGTTGCAGAGATCGCCAAAGCATTTCTCACATCGGAAGAAACAATTACCAAAAGGCTTTATCGTGCACGCCAGCAGTTCAGGACAGAGAAAGTTGCCTTTGCACTGCCTAAACCTTCTGAGTTAAAAGAACGACTTAATAATGTGCTGACGGCCATCTATCTCATTTTCAATGAAGGTTATAATTCATCGTATCACGATTCACTGATCCGGGAAGATCTTGTGGAAGAATCTTTGCGACTTGGAAAAATGCTGGTGGATCATCCCCTTACACGACAGCCTGAAAGTCTGGCGATGCTGGCATTGTTCTGCTTTCAATCGTCAAGACTGTATGGAAGAGTGGATGAGACAGGACAACTGGTTCAGCTGAAAGACCAGGACAGGAAAAAGTGGGACCAGGAAATGATACGGCAGGGAATATTCTATCTTCAGAATGCATCTTCCGGTGATCAGGTATCTGCCTACCATTTTGAAGCAGCCATTGCTCATGAACATTGCATTGCTCCATCCTATCAGGAGACTGCCTGGGATAAGATCCTTACTCAATATAACTGGCTGTTTGAAATGCGTCCCGATCCTTTGATCGCATTGAACCGTCTTGTTATTTATGCGGAAGTGCATGGACCGGGAAAGGCTTTGAAAGAATTGCAGAAACTTCCTGATAAAGATCTGTTGAAGAATTACTATCTGTACCCTGCTGTGATGGGCGAATGGAATGCACAGCTGGGCAATCATGCAGAAGCGAAGTCTTACCTTGAGCAGGCCATTAAGCTGACACACTCACCTTCGGAGAAGCAATTGCTCCAATCCAAAATCAACAAACTATTTTAA
- a CDS encoding AAA family ATPase, which translates to MNSLQQLQVTLELIQIERQADLEQYRQKVLLRSLTQRTKEGVTWYPVKLKRDYIGTGERIFVELERTNHLDQPHSFQSGKLVSLFCNASGKPEKEHMNGVVNYVSDNTLVLTINGDELPDWIDNGMLGVDVMFDEMTYKEMEYAMKAVMKADGNRVAELREILLGDADSKALNKSDLPNIGSSILNESQNDALKIISATPDVAFIHGPPGTGKTTTLSQAIQHTTKTEGQVLVCTPSNAAIDLLVEKLSGLGLNVVRIGHPARVTEQTLSKTMDARIAAHANYPELRALRKKLEHVRGMAFKFKKNFGHHEREERRRLKEESRMLKSDADMLEFYIINDLLNNAEVICSTLVGSSHPILKGRKFKTAFIDEAAQSLEPACWIPILRSQRIIFAGDHCQLPPTIKSLDAAKRGLSTTLFQKGISRHPDRSTMLKVQYRMHQHIMEFSSRYFYKDELIAHDSVKGQLLNHQQPVEFIDTAGCGYNEEQDPETLSRFNTEEARLLIQQTERLVEEIGLEQWIEQNITLGIITPYRAQVDLLHKLAESSSTLEPLNKLITINTVDAFQGQERDVIVISFVRSNNEGEVGFLADIRRTNVAMTRAKRKLIMIGDSATLGSHPFYVELIDYVQKGEFYKSAFELK; encoded by the coding sequence ATGAACTCACTCCAGCAACTGCAGGTTACCCTTGAACTTATTCAAATCGAACGACAGGCCGATCTGGAGCAGTATCGTCAGAAAGTTCTTTTGAGATCACTCACACAACGCACAAAAGAAGGCGTCACCTGGTATCCTGTAAAGTTGAAAAGAGATTACATCGGAACCGGCGAGCGGATCTTTGTGGAGCTGGAACGCACCAATCATCTTGATCAACCTCATAGCTTTCAGAGTGGAAAGCTGGTGAGTCTTTTTTGCAATGCATCGGGAAAGCCTGAGAAAGAACACATGAATGGAGTCGTTAATTATGTCAGCGACAACACACTTGTACTGACCATCAATGGAGACGAGCTACCGGACTGGATTGACAATGGAATGCTGGGCGTCGATGTGATGTTCGATGAGATGACCTATAAAGAAATGGAGTACGCCATGAAGGCGGTCATGAAGGCGGATGGAAATCGTGTGGCGGAATTACGGGAGATACTTTTAGGTGATGCAGATTCCAAAGCTCTGAATAAAAGTGATCTGCCAAATATTGGAAGCAGCATACTGAATGAAAGTCAGAACGATGCATTGAAGATCATTTCTGCTACGCCGGATGTGGCGTTTATTCATGGTCCTCCGGGAACGGGCAAGACTACAACATTATCGCAGGCTATTCAGCACACAACAAAAACGGAAGGACAAGTGCTGGTGTGCACACCCAGCAATGCAGCGATTGATCTGCTGGTGGAGAAGCTGAGTGGATTGGGATTGAATGTTGTTCGCATTGGTCATCCGGCAAGAGTGACAGAGCAAACGCTCAGCAAGACGATGGATGCCCGCATTGCCGCTCATGCAAACTATCCTGAGCTGAGAGCATTGAGAAAAAAGCTTGAACATGTACGTGGGATGGCTTTCAAATTCAAGAAGAACTTTGGCCACCACGAAAGAGAAGAGAGGCGGCGATTGAAAGAGGAATCGCGCATGCTGAAATCAGATGCTGACATGCTGGAGTTTTACATCATCAACGATCTGCTCAACAATGCTGAGGTTATCTGCAGTACATTGGTAGGCTCTTCACATCCGATCTTAAAAGGAAGGAAATTTAAAACGGCCTTTATTGATGAAGCTGCCCAGTCGCTGGAGCCGGCATGCTGGATACCGATACTGAGATCACAACGTATAATTTTCGCTGGAGATCATTGTCAGCTCCCTCCTACGATCAAGTCGCTTGATGCTGCCAAAAGAGGATTGTCAACAACGCTCTTTCAAAAAGGAATATCCAGGCATCCTGATCGCTCCACAATGCTGAAGGTGCAATACAGAATGCATCAGCACATCATGGAATTTTCATCGCGCTATTTTTATAAGGATGAACTGATCGCACACGATTCGGTAAAGGGCCAACTGCTGAATCATCAACAGCCGGTAGAATTCATTGACACTGCCGGGTGCGGATACAATGAAGAACAGGATCCCGAGACACTTAGTCGTTTCAACACGGAAGAAGCAAGGTTGCTGATCCAGCAGACAGAGAGACTGGTAGAGGAAATCGGTCTTGAACAATGGATTGAACAGAACATTACCCTTGGGATCATCACACCATATCGTGCACAGGTTGATCTGCTGCATAAGCTTGCTGAGAGCTCTTCAACACTCGAACCATTGAATAAACTAATCACCATCAACACGGTGGATGCCTTTCAGGGACAAGAACGCGATGTGATTGTCATCAGCTTTGTGAGAAGCAACAATGAAGGCGAGGTCGGATTTCTGGCCGACATTCGCAGGACGAATGTGGCGATGACAAGAGCGAAAAGGAAACTGATCATGATCGGCGACAGTGCTACGCTGGGTTCGCATCCGTTTTATGTGGAGCTGATCGACTATGTGCAGAAGGGTGAGTTTTACAAGAGTGCATTTGAGTTGAAATGA
- a CDS encoding DUF4918 family protein: MMRDKILEFYRQLKIKGKVPKGIEVLNPYLDPYAMDICNRFYSKYYNDDKPRTLMLGINPGRFGSGLTGISFTDPIKLEKICGIENTLLKKPELSSDFIFAMIDKFGGPEKFYGKYFISAVSPLGFTKDSKNINYYDDALLEKAIKPFAIESISKILDMGIRRDKCFCIGEGENLKFLKKLNEENKWFGEVVPLSHPRFIMQYKRKSVSAYIDKYLQLLQ; encoded by the coding sequence ATGATGAGAGATAAGATCCTTGAGTTTTATAGGCAACTGAAGATCAAAGGGAAAGTTCCGAAAGGAATTGAGGTGCTGAATCCATATCTCGACCCTTACGCAATGGACATTTGCAATAGATTCTACAGCAAGTATTACAATGATGACAAGCCCAGAACATTAATGCTGGGAATCAATCCGGGAAGGTTCGGTTCGGGACTTACAGGAATCTCATTTACAGATCCCATCAAGCTTGAAAAGATCTGCGGCATTGAGAATACATTGTTAAAGAAACCGGAACTGTCATCAGATTTTATTTTCGCGATGATTGACAAGTTCGGTGGGCCGGAGAAGTTTTACGGCAAGTATTTCATTTCAGCAGTCTCACCACTGGGATTTACGAAAGACAGCAAGAACATTAATTATTATGATGATGCTTTGCTTGAGAAAGCAATCAAGCCATTTGCGATTGAATCCATTTCAAAGATCCTGGACATGGGTATCCGTCGTGATAAATGTTTCTGCATTGGCGAAGGCGAGAATCTGAAATTCCTTAAGAAGCTGAATGAGGAGAACAAATGGTTTGGCGAGGTTGTACCGTTGTCACATCCACGGTTTATTATGCAGTACAAACGAAAGTCAGTATCTGCTTACATCGACAAATATCTCCAGCTGCTTCAATAA